In one window of Paraflavitalea soli DNA:
- a CDS encoding RsmE family RNA methyltransferase yields the protein MSLPIFYIESAASVNDILTLPEEASKHIIQVLRKQVGEQVQLTDGKGNLLTAEIINDHKKKCGVRITQLQHTPAPERSITIAISLLKNASRFEWFLEKATEIGIQTIIPLLCERTEREHFRYDRMVSILTSAMLQSQQSWLPVLHQPVGYEQLFRQEEIMGTAQKFIAHCLEDDRLDLRQAVQGTQPSQIILIGPEGDFTPDEIALALQHQFVPVTLGINRLRTETAGVVAATLLKIV from the coding sequence ATGAGCTTACCGATCTTCTATATTGAATCTGCCGCCTCGGTCAATGATATCCTTACGTTGCCGGAAGAAGCTTCCAAACATATTATACAGGTATTGCGCAAACAGGTTGGTGAGCAGGTACAGCTAACAGATGGCAAGGGCAATCTGCTGACGGCGGAGATCATCAACGATCACAAAAAGAAATGCGGGGTTCGTATCACGCAATTGCAGCATACACCGGCGCCTGAGCGCTCTATTACTATAGCTATCTCGCTGCTGAAGAATGCCAGCCGCTTTGAATGGTTCCTGGAAAAAGCAACGGAGATAGGCATACAAACGATTATTCCCTTGTTGTGTGAGCGTACGGAGCGGGAGCATTTCCGGTACGATAGAATGGTAAGTATTCTCACGAGCGCCATGCTGCAAAGTCAGCAAAGCTGGTTGCCGGTGCTGCACCAGCCGGTAGGCTATGAACAGTTGTTCCGGCAGGAAGAAATAATGGGTACAGCTCAAAAGTTTATAGCGCATTGTCTGGAAGATGACCGCCTTGATTTACGCCAGGCGGTACAAGGAACGCAGCCTTCACAGATCATCCTCATAGGCCCCGAAGGAGATTTTACTCCTGATGAGATTGCCCTGGCCCTGCAGCACCAGTTTGTACCGGTAACGTTGGGCATCAATCGCCTGCGTACAGAAACAGCGGGGGTAGTAGCGGCTACCTTATTGAAGATCGTTTAG
- a CDS encoding TerC family protein → MEHLFTTDSIISFVILVILEIVLGIDNVIFVSIIMNRLHTEKEVKKARRFWMISGIIVRSLLLMGLGWLLSQKGKYVIPESWFGKGFDLASLVMLAGGLFLIYKTVMEIHHKLEGEDPNASTKNKKPLSLGQALGQIMLIDAVFSFDSIITAGGTAKHVEIMIAAVVIAMIVMFLFSPKISSFIQEHPTIKMLALSFLVMIGLSLLIEGWDSEKAHELHLKNYIYFGMAFSFGVELLNMTMRKRQQKKHVVQLNAPKLDEPTVNKDDMAH, encoded by the coding sequence ATGGAACATCTTTTTACGACGGATAGTATCATCAGTTTTGTGATACTGGTTATCCTGGAAATTGTGTTGGGTATCGACAACGTGATCTTTGTAAGTATTATCATGAACCGCCTGCATACCGAAAAAGAGGTAAAGAAGGCCCGGCGCTTCTGGATGATCAGTGGTATTATCGTACGTAGTTTATTACTGATGGGCCTTGGCTGGCTGTTATCCCAAAAAGGTAAGTATGTGATCCCCGAAAGCTGGTTTGGTAAAGGCTTCGACCTCGCCAGTCTCGTAATGTTAGCCGGTGGCCTCTTCCTGATCTATAAAACAGTGATGGAAATACACCATAAACTGGAAGGCGAAGATCCCAATGCATCTACAAAAAATAAGAAACCATTGAGCCTCGGACAGGCCCTGGGCCAGATCATGCTCATTGATGCTGTATTCTCATTCGACAGCATTATTACCGCCGGTGGTACAGCCAAGCATGTGGAGATCATGATCGCTGCCGTAGTGATTGCTATGATCGTAATGTTCCTGTTCAGCCCCAAAATATCCAGCTTTATACAAGAGCACCCCACCATCAAAATGCTGGCCCTTTCATTCCTCGTGATGATCGGGTTAAGCCTCCTGATAGAAGGCTGGGATTCGGAAAAAGCCCATGAACTTCACCTGAAGAACTATATCTACTTCGGTATGGCCTTCTCTTTTGGTGTGGAACTCCTCAATATGACCATGCGCAAACGCCAGCAAAAAAAGCATGTGGTACAGCTGAATGCACCCAAGCTGGATGAACCAACCGTCAACAAAGACGATATGGCGCACTAA
- a CDS encoding acetyl-CoA C-acyltransferase — MQEAYIVAGFRTAVGKSKRGVFRFYRPDDLAVDVIKGLMASVPQLDAKRVDDLIVGNAVPEAEQGLQVGRIIAARALGFDIPGMTVNRYCASGLETIAIATAKIRSGQAECIVAGGTESMSLVPTAGWKTVPAYSIAKDEPDYYLSMGLTAEAVAKEYNVNREDQDAFSYNSHKKAINAIQQGYFKSGILPITVEQVYVDEKGKKKTKSYVVDTDEGPRQDTSVEALAKLKPVFALNGSVTAGNSSQTSDGAAFVIVMGERMVNELGLKPIARLVNCASAGVHPRIMGIGPVEAVPKVLRQANMNLGQIDLVELNEAFASQALAVIRKLEINPDIVNINGGAIALGHPLGCTGTKLTIQITNDMKRLNKKYGIVTACVGGGQGIAGIIENIN, encoded by the coding sequence ATGCAAGAGGCTTACATCGTAGCAGGATTTCGTACTGCTGTAGGTAAATCAAAGCGGGGTGTGTTCAGGTTTTACCGGCCTGATGACCTGGCTGTCGATGTGATCAAGGGGCTGATGGCATCGGTGCCGCAGCTGGACGCTAAAAGAGTGGATGATCTGATTGTGGGCAATGCGGTACCGGAAGCGGAGCAGGGATTGCAGGTAGGCCGTATCATTGCGGCCCGGGCATTGGGATTTGATATTCCGGGTATGACGGTGAACCGCTATTGCGCTTCGGGACTGGAGACAATTGCGATCGCTACTGCCAAGATCAGGAGCGGACAGGCAGAATGTATAGTGGCAGGTGGTACGGAGAGCATGAGCCTGGTACCTACCGCAGGATGGAAAACGGTACCTGCTTATTCGATTGCCAAAGATGAGCCGGATTATTACCTCAGTATGGGACTTACGGCAGAAGCAGTGGCAAAAGAATACAATGTGAACCGCGAGGATCAGGATGCTTTTTCCTACAACTCTCACAAGAAAGCGATCAACGCCATACAACAGGGTTATTTCAAGAGCGGCATTTTGCCAATCACGGTTGAGCAGGTATATGTGGATGAAAAAGGAAAGAAGAAAACCAAGAGTTATGTGGTAGATACGGATGAAGGGCCGCGCCAGGATACGAGTGTGGAAGCATTGGCTAAGTTGAAGCCGGTGTTTGCGCTGAATGGCTCGGTAACAGCAGGTAATTCTTCCCAAACATCAGACGGTGCAGCTTTTGTGATCGTGATGGGTGAAAGAATGGTGAATGAGCTGGGATTGAAACCCATTGCACGTTTGGTGAACTGTGCTTCGGCCGGTGTACATCCACGTATTATGGGTATTGGCCCGGTGGAAGCAGTACCCAAGGTACTGCGGCAGGCCAATATGAACCTGGGACAGATAGACCTGGTAGAACTGAATGAAGCTTTTGCTTCACAGGCACTGGCCGTGATACGTAAACTGGAGATCAATCCTGATATTGTAAATATCAATGGGGGCGCCATTGCACTGGGTCACCCGCTGGGCTGTACTGGTACCAAACTTACCATCCAGATCACCAATGATATGAAAAGGCTCAATAAGAAATATGGTATTGTGACAGCCTGCGTAGGTGGTGGCCAGGGAATAGCCGGAATTATTGAGAATATTAATTAG
- a CDS encoding response regulator yields MLKLFITDDHELYLEGLTLLLNKQEGIRVVGSALTGESLLQKLPDLDIDVLLLDVHLPDIEEEDLLKKIRSLKPQLKILYLTIMRGTRYIHKLVKYDIQGYLLKNSSIDELKQALHTIAGGQKYFSKEINILDTEQDFRHTITIEDKKVDEILSRREIEILTLICKEYSNSEIAEKLFLSVSTVETHRKNLIAKLGVNNTVGLVKFALKNRLID; encoded by the coding sequence ATGTTGAAATTGTTTATCACTGACGACCACGAGTTATACCTTGAAGGGCTGACATTATTATTGAATAAGCAGGAGGGTATCCGGGTAGTAGGGTCGGCATTGACAGGGGAAAGCCTGTTACAAAAACTGCCTGACCTGGATATAGATGTCCTGTTATTGGATGTACACCTGCCTGATATTGAAGAAGAAGACCTGCTGAAGAAGATCAGGTCATTAAAACCGCAGCTGAAGATACTTTACCTTACTATTATGCGTGGTACCCGCTATATCCACAAGCTGGTAAAATATGATATTCAGGGGTATTTGCTCAAGAATTCCAGTATAGATGAGTTGAAGCAGGCCCTGCATACGATTGCCGGGGGACAGAAATATTTCAGCAAGGAAATTAATATCCTGGACACGGAGCAGGACTTCCGCCATACGATCACGATCGAGGATAAAAAAGTGGATGAGATCCTATCCCGGCGTGAAATAGAAATACTGACCCTCATTTGCAAAGAATACAGCAATTCCGAAATAGCCGAGAAGCTGTTTCTCAGCGTAAGCACGGTCGAAACCCATCGTAAGAACCTCATTGCCAAGCTGGGTGTCAACAATACAGTAGGGCTGGTAAAGTTTGCCCTCAAGAACAGGCTGATCGATTAA
- a CDS encoding tetratricopeptide repeat-containing sensor histidine kinase: MKYWLLVLSLFSVSLHAPAQVDTNYLKALYDRCLDFSEDKADSILHYATLIKKESDQLHFNKGDVLSLRLKGIFEEMSSNYSGAIEYYLQSLDASRKLTDVAYEKAALSDLAIAYANIKEPLKAKDFYLQAAKISKGTGDVYDLVNTYNNLAVIYTQLKQLDSAKLLLNDAIRYGKPYEKEIDLSSSYNNMGNLYCQEKKYDEALTYFRRNYEQHIKGDNPGDLWVDLLNLADVYSEKKQFDSANKYVQLAMKLALELESKGKEADTYGILAKLAEYKGDYRTAYDNLKKWYKLDTAIINGDTYKTIAELQERFHAKDREAANKLLKEQVEKESLRTKIVTIVAIAMAAIIILVAIAFITKRNANRRLKNINELIVQQNEKLEELNYEKNSLISIVSHDLSTPFTTIQVWGHVLQAETGTLTADQQKALGKIMQASNNGEELIRRVLDVEKKDIGQHRMQLENFDLTIFAEEVIDSFRPMAAKKDIRLHAEMPGKNLYLLSDKQLVSRICENLLSNAIKYTPHGKNVWISISDELDAVSIKIRDEGVGIEKEELPYLFSKYSKISSQPTDGEASTGLGLSIVKRIVQEINGKIFCESEPGKGSLFTVVLRK, translated from the coding sequence GTGAAATATTGGTTACTGGTCCTTTCCTTATTCAGTGTGTCTCTTCATGCCCCCGCCCAGGTTGATACGAATTACCTGAAGGCGCTGTATGACCGCTGCCTTGATTTCTCAGAAGATAAGGCCGACTCGATCCTCCATTACGCTACGCTGATCAAAAAAGAATCAGACCAGCTGCATTTTAACAAAGGTGATGTTTTATCCCTCCGGCTCAAAGGCATCTTTGAAGAAATGAGCAGCAATTATTCAGGTGCTATTGAATATTACCTGCAATCGCTGGATGCTTCCAGGAAGCTGACGGATGTAGCCTATGAGAAAGCTGCTTTGAGTGATCTGGCCATTGCCTACGCCAATATTAAAGAACCACTAAAGGCCAAGGATTTTTACCTGCAGGCAGCGAAAATATCAAAAGGAACGGGTGATGTATATGACCTGGTGAATACCTATAATAACCTGGCTGTTATTTATACACAGCTCAAGCAATTAGACAGCGCGAAGTTACTGTTGAATGATGCCATTCGATACGGAAAGCCTTATGAAAAAGAGATCGATCTTTCGAGTTCTTACAACAATATGGGCAACCTGTATTGCCAGGAAAAAAAATATGATGAGGCATTGACCTATTTCCGGCGTAATTATGAGCAGCATATAAAAGGAGATAATCCCGGTGATCTGTGGGTAGACCTGCTGAACCTGGCAGATGTATACAGTGAGAAGAAACAGTTTGATTCTGCCAATAAATATGTACAACTGGCCATGAAGCTGGCGCTGGAACTGGAGTCGAAAGGAAAAGAGGCAGATACCTATGGCATTCTGGCCAAGCTGGCTGAATACAAAGGTGATTATCGCACAGCCTATGACAACCTGAAGAAATGGTACAAACTGGATACTGCCATCATCAATGGCGATACCTATAAAACGATTGCAGAATTGCAGGAACGGTTTCATGCCAAGGACCGGGAAGCGGCCAATAAACTGTTGAAAGAGCAGGTAGAGAAAGAGTCCCTTAGAACCAAGATAGTAACCATTGTAGCCATCGCCATGGCGGCGATCATTATATTGGTTGCCATTGCATTCATCACAAAACGAAACGCCAACCGCCGGTTGAAGAATATCAATGAGCTGATCGTTCAGCAAAATGAAAAGCTGGAAGAGCTGAATTATGAAAAGAACTCCCTGATCAGTATCGTGTCACATGACCTGAGTACCCCTTTTACTACGATACAGGTATGGGGGCATGTACTGCAGGCTGAAACGGGCACTTTAACAGCCGATCAGCAAAAGGCATTGGGTAAGATCATGCAAGCCAGCAATAATGGTGAAGAGCTGATCCGCCGTGTGCTGGATGTCGAGAAAAAAGACATCGGGCAGCACCGGATGCAACTGGAAAATTTTGATCTTACCATATTTGCAGAAGAGGTTATTGACAGCTTCAGGCCCATGGCTGCCAAAAAAGATATACGGCTGCATGCTGAAATGCCAGGCAAAAATCTGTACCTGCTGAGTGATAAGCAACTGGTATCGCGTATCTGTGAAAACCTGCTATCGAACGCCATCAAGTATACTCCCCACGGTAAAAATGTATGGATCAGCATCAGCGATGAGCTGGATGCCGTGAGTATTAAGATCAGGGATGAAGGGGTAGGGATCGAAAAAGAAGAACTGCCTTACCTGTTTTCCAAGTATAGTAAAATATCCTCTCAACCTACAGATGGTGAAGCATCTACAGGACTGGGACTTTCCATCGTAAAGCGTATCGTACAGGAGATCAATGGGAAGATCTTTTGCGAGAGCGAACCCGGTAAAGGGTCCTTATTTACAGTCGTACTCAGAAAATAG
- a CDS encoding DUF1800 domain-containing protein encodes MDRRSFFLLNKKTNPSAEQSYAGLRFITSGLAPYAGPWTSAEVAHLLKRTMFGSTKSDIDYFKSMSVSNAVDALLTISAAPAPPVKTYDNTGIAGGDPELAIAAGTTWVNTPTIDEEANDKRIVSWKSWWTGLLINQNRSITEKMILFWHHHFATEASMYRNGIAAYQHYVLLHQMALGNFKTLVRGVTLDLAMLRYLNGYLNIKDAPDENYGRELQELFTLGKENNPNYTEADVLAAARVLTGWTIDKATETVKFDPAKHDTTSKTFSSFYGTTIAGRSDATAGDAELDDMLTMIFNKKVEVSEFIVRKLYRWFCYYIIDANTETNVIKPLALLFRNGNWEIKPVLATLFKSEHFFDALNQGCLIKSPVDLTVGLCREFNVVFPAATDYTHVYNMWGFVQDQGGNMQQNIGDPPGVSGWPAYYQLPQFHEMWINSDTLPKRNIFSDILITIGYMRDGLTLKIDPVAFAKTLPNPGDPNALINDSLAILYRVPLSDASKLTIKKQILLTNQDQDHYWTNAWTAHITNPTNDTAYQVVNMRLQSMYKYFMNLAEYQLS; translated from the coding sequence ATGGATAGAAGATCATTCTTCCTGCTTAATAAGAAGACGAATCCGTCTGCCGAACAATCCTATGCCGGACTACGATTCATTACTTCCGGATTGGCTCCCTACGCCGGGCCGTGGACATCGGCCGAAGTAGCCCACCTGCTCAAGCGCACGATGTTCGGTTCTACCAAATCAGATATAGACTATTTTAAATCAATGTCGGTATCGAATGCAGTAGATGCTTTATTAACGATCTCTGCTGCCCCGGCCCCTCCTGTAAAGACTTATGACAATACAGGCATTGCAGGCGGCGATCCTGAATTAGCGATAGCCGCAGGTACTACCTGGGTCAATACACCTACTATTGATGAGGAAGCCAATGATAAAAGGATCGTATCCTGGAAAAGCTGGTGGACGGGTTTGCTGATCAACCAGAATCGCAGCATTACGGAAAAAATGATCCTGTTCTGGCACCATCACTTTGCTACAGAAGCCAGCATGTATAGAAATGGCATTGCTGCTTACCAGCACTATGTATTGCTGCACCAAATGGCACTGGGTAACTTCAAAACGCTGGTACGGGGTGTTACGCTCGACCTGGCCATGCTGCGCTACCTGAATGGCTACCTGAATATCAAGGATGCTCCTGATGAAAACTACGGACGTGAATTGCAGGAGTTGTTTACGCTTGGGAAGGAGAATAACCCTAATTATACAGAAGCGGATGTGCTGGCTGCGGCCCGTGTGCTGACGGGCTGGACAATTGACAAGGCTACTGAAACAGTGAAGTTTGATCCTGCCAAACACGATACTACCAGCAAAACGTTTTCTTCTTTTTACGGCACCACCATCGCCGGTCGCAGTGATGCCACAGCCGGGGATGCTGAACTGGATGATATGCTCACGATGATCTTCAATAAGAAGGTAGAAGTATCCGAGTTCATTGTGCGCAAGCTATACCGCTGGTTTTGTTATTATATTATTGATGCCAATACTGAAACAAATGTGATCAAACCATTGGCACTGCTTTTCCGCAATGGCAATTGGGAGATCAAGCCGGTACTGGCTACCTTGTTTAAAAGTGAGCATTTCTTTGATGCATTGAACCAGGGCTGCCTGATCAAGAGCCCGGTAGACCTGACTGTGGGCCTTTGCCGCGAATTCAATGTGGTGTTTCCTGCCGCTACGGATTATACGCATGTCTATAATATGTGGGGATTTGTGCAGGACCAGGGCGGCAATATGCAGCAGAATATTGGTGATCCTCCCGGGGTATCGGGCTGGCCTGCTTATTATCAGCTGCCCCAGTTTCATGAAATGTGGATCAACTCAGATACCTTGCCCAAGCGGAATATATTTAGCGATATCCTGATCACTATTGGTTATATGCGTGATGGCCTGACGCTTAAAATAGACCCGGTAGCATTTGCTAAAACGCTGCCCAATCCAGGGGATCCGAATGCCTTGATCAACGATTCGCTGGCGATTCTCTACAGGGTGCCCTTGTCGGACGCTTCGAAGCTAACGATTAAGAAGCAGATACTGCTCACTAACCAGGATCAGGATCATTACTGGACGAATGCCTGGACTGCGCATATTACGAATCCGACCAATGATACCGCTTACCAGGTGGTGAACATGCGCTTGCAGTCGATGTACAAATATTTCATGAACCTGGCCGAATACCAATTATCCTGA
- a CDS encoding DUF1501 domain-containing protein, translating to MKRRDFVKQSLPAAVTLPALINGFSVKAYTGASPIVQALLGAPPTDTDKVLVLIQLNGGNDGLNMVIPVEFYGNYYNARKNIAIPQNKVLTLNGTTKTALHPGMVGMQTLFNEGKLSIVQSVGIPAPSFSHFRATDIWMSASDPEEVLNSGWAGRYLGTQFPNYPNGYPNTQVPDPLAIQIGAIPSLALQGPVMNMAMNIFDPNSFYDFLDGVQDTVPDTPWGKELKYIRLIAGQTEQYSNVIRAAAAKVTSQGSYPGNNYLAQQLKIVARLVKGGLKTRVYMVTTGGFDTHSDQVNSLDTTIGSHNNLLAGLSNAIKSFMDDLEGLGVADRVIGLTFSEFGRRIKSNGSLGTDHGSAAPMFVFGKNVRPGIVGNSPFIPASVSVNDNIPFQYDFRSIYASLLQQWFCVNATDLETIMLRNFQQIPLAVNAACGTTGLDDIIRGAGEELITNYPNPFVESTSITFRTKGGHTLVQVMDGLGRVVKTLTDKVYTPGVYTLSFNSYGLPTGVYYARFQNGAIQQVRSMLKTR from the coding sequence ATGAAACGCAGAGATTTTGTCAAACAAAGTTTACCGGCAGCAGTCACCCTGCCCGCGCTGATCAACGGCTTTTCTGTAAAAGCCTACACGGGTGCTTCACCCATCGTACAGGCTTTACTGGGCGCTCCTCCAACGGATACGGACAAAGTGCTGGTATTGATTCAGCTCAATGGAGGTAATGACGGGCTGAACATGGTGATCCCGGTTGAGTTTTATGGTAACTATTATAATGCCCGTAAGAATATTGCTATACCCCAAAATAAAGTACTTACGCTGAATGGCACCACCAAAACGGCCCTTCATCCGGGCATGGTGGGGATGCAAACCTTGTTCAATGAAGGCAAATTATCCATTGTGCAATCTGTGGGTATCCCGGCCCCCAGCTTTTCGCATTTCAGGGCTACGGATATCTGGATGAGTGCTTCCGATCCGGAAGAGGTGCTGAATTCGGGTTGGGCTGGCAGGTACCTGGGTACCCAGTTTCCGAATTATCCCAATGGATATCCCAATACACAGGTGCCCGATCCGCTGGCCATCCAGATCGGTGCTATTCCCTCACTGGCCTTGCAGGGGCCGGTGATGAATATGGCCATGAATATCTTTGATCCCAACAGTTTTTATGATTTCCTGGATGGGGTACAGGATACAGTGCCTGATACGCCCTGGGGTAAGGAATTGAAATACATACGGCTGATTGCCGGGCAAACGGAACAATACTCCAATGTGATCAGGGCGGCTGCAGCCAAGGTGACATCGCAGGGTAGTTATCCTGGCAACAACTATTTGGCGCAGCAATTAAAGATCGTGGCCAGGCTGGTAAAAGGAGGATTGAAGACCCGTGTGTACATGGTGACCACCGGTGGTTTTGATACGCATTCGGACCAGGTGAATTCGCTGGATACCACCATCGGTTCGCATAATAATCTGCTGGCTGGCCTGTCCAATGCCATCAAGTCGTTCATGGATGACCTGGAAGGGCTGGGTGTAGCAGACAGGGTGATCGGGTTGACCTTTTCGGAGTTTGGCCGCCGCATCAAGTCCAACGGTAGTTTGGGTACCGATCACGGCTCCGCGGCGCCCATGTTTGTGTTTGGTAAAAATGTGCGGCCGGGTATCGTGGGGAATAGTCCTTTTATTCCTGCTTCGGTCTCTGTCAATGACAATATTCCCTTCCAATATGATTTCCGGAGTATCTATGCCTCCTTGCTGCAGCAATGGTTTTGTGTAAATGCCACCGATCTGGAAACGATCATGCTGCGCAATTTCCAGCAAATACCCCTGGCGGTCAATGCGGCCTGCGGTACTACCGGGCTGGATGATATTATCCGGGGGGCTGGCGAAGAGCTGATCACGAATTATCCCAATCCATTTGTGGAGAGTACCTCCATTACCTTCCGCACAAAAGGCGGGCATACCCTGGTGCAGGTGATGGATGGGCTGGGCAGGGTGGTGAAAACGCTTACAGACAAAGTGTATACCCCCGGCGTGTATACCCTGTCTTTTAACAGCTATGGACTGCCCACCGGCGTTTACTATGCCCGCTTCCAGAATGGAGCGATACAGCAGGTGCGGTCAATGCTGAAAACGCGGTAA
- a CDS encoding quinone-dependent dihydroorotate dehydrogenase has product MYTFIRQLLFLFPTEGVHHFSMNALKLACKVGFLKRIISKKNTPASKSLEHELFGLHFKNPVGLAAGFDKNALYLNELEALGFGYVEIGTVTPQPQAGNDQPRLFRLPKDKALVNRMGFNNEGVKVVARRLKDWRVKKEADRSSLATRPLPLIIGGNIGKNKVTPNEDAWKDYEICFRELFNWVDYFVVNVSSPNTPGLRELQEKDALRKILSHLQTINQTLAGTKQEPKPLLLKIAPDLTQEQIDDVIDLALEIKLDGLVATNTTINRAGLQSPTAELEAIGAGGLSGKPLTQRSTEIVQYITQKTHGAIPVIASGGIFTGADAKEKLQAGAALVQVWTGFIYEGPAIVQNICQELV; this is encoded by the coding sequence ATGTATACGTTCATCCGACAACTATTGTTCCTGTTCCCCACGGAAGGAGTACACCATTTTTCCATGAATGCTTTAAAACTGGCCTGTAAGGTTGGTTTCTTAAAGCGCATCATCAGTAAGAAAAACACCCCTGCCAGCAAAAGCCTGGAGCATGAGCTGTTTGGTCTGCATTTTAAAAACCCGGTAGGGTTGGCCGCAGGGTTCGACAAAAATGCCCTTTACCTCAATGAACTCGAAGCCCTGGGTTTTGGCTATGTAGAGATTGGTACCGTTACCCCCCAGCCACAGGCAGGTAACGATCAACCCCGCCTCTTCCGCTTACCAAAGGACAAAGCCCTGGTCAACCGCATGGGCTTCAATAATGAAGGTGTGAAAGTGGTGGCCAGGCGTTTAAAGGACTGGAGAGTGAAGAAAGAAGCAGACCGCTCGTCACTCGCTACTCGCCCCTTACCCCTCATCATCGGTGGCAACATCGGCAAAAACAAAGTCACGCCCAATGAAGATGCCTGGAAGGATTATGAAATATGCTTCCGCGAACTGTTCAATTGGGTAGATTATTTCGTGGTCAATGTAAGTTCGCCCAACACCCCCGGTTTGCGGGAATTACAGGAAAAAGATGCCCTGAGAAAGATCTTATCCCATCTTCAGACCATCAACCAAACCCTGGCCGGCACCAAACAGGAGCCCAAACCTTTATTGCTGAAAATTGCGCCCGACCTCACACAGGAACAGATTGACGATGTCATTGACCTGGCCCTTGAAATTAAACTGGACGGCCTGGTAGCCACCAATACAACCATCAACCGCGCCGGCCTTCAGTCTCCCACAGCTGAGCTGGAAGCCATTGGCGCCGGAGGATTAAGCGGCAAACCCCTCACGCAACGATCTACCGAGATCGTTCAATACATTACCCAAAAGACCCATGGAGCAATACCTGTCATTGCTTCCGGCGGCATCTTTACCGGCGCCGATGCAAAGGAAAAATTACAGGCAGGGGCAGCACTGGTACAGGTATGGACAGGCTTTATTTATGAAGGCCCTGCTATTGTACAGAATATATGTCAGGAATTAGTGTAA